One window of Cellulomonas shaoxiangyii genomic DNA carries:
- a CDS encoding tetratricopeptide repeat protein, translating into MSQQSPEPRPRLDVRGAVDLSALARPATPAPGTPGGLPAPASYVRDVDESTFGDVVQASTQHPVVVALWAPWSEVSQQVVADLAALAQEDDGRWLLARVDAEANPQVAAAFQAQSVPTVVAVLAGQPLPLFQGAYPREQVRAVLDQLLAAAEANGITGRVAPADPGAEAEPEPEPALPPLHQAAYEAIERDDLPAAREAYEQALRENPRDTMAKAGLAQVGLLERTAGADLRAVREAAAADPADVDAQLAVADLDVFGGAVEDAFARLVDVVRRTGGDERERVRMRLVDLFEVIGTDDPRVVAARRALTSALY; encoded by the coding sequence ATGTCGCAGCAGTCGCCCGAGCCCCGGCCCCGGCTGGACGTGCGCGGCGCCGTGGACCTGTCCGCGCTGGCCCGCCCCGCGACGCCCGCGCCGGGCACCCCGGGCGGCCTGCCCGCGCCGGCGTCGTACGTCCGTGACGTCGACGAGTCGACGTTCGGCGACGTCGTGCAGGCGTCCACCCAGCACCCGGTCGTCGTCGCGCTGTGGGCGCCCTGGAGCGAGGTCAGCCAGCAGGTCGTCGCGGACCTCGCCGCGCTCGCGCAGGAGGACGACGGCCGGTGGCTGCTGGCGCGCGTCGACGCCGAGGCCAACCCCCAGGTCGCCGCGGCCTTCCAGGCGCAGTCCGTGCCGACCGTCGTCGCGGTGCTGGCGGGCCAGCCGCTGCCGCTCTTCCAGGGTGCGTACCCCCGCGAGCAGGTGCGCGCGGTGCTCGACCAGCTCCTGGCCGCGGCCGAGGCGAACGGGATCACCGGCCGCGTCGCCCCGGCCGATCCGGGGGCCGAGGCCGAGCCCGAGCCGGAGCCCGCGCTGCCGCCGCTGCACCAGGCGGCGTACGAGGCGATCGAGCGGGACGACCTGCCGGCCGCCCGCGAGGCGTACGAGCAGGCGCTGCGCGAGAACCCGCGCGACACGATGGCGAAGGCGGGGCTGGCGCAGGTCGGCCTCCTGGAGCGGACGGCCGGTGCGGACCTGCGAGCCGTGCGCGAGGCGGCGGCCGCCGATCCGGCCGATGTCGACGCCCAGCTCGCCGTGGCCGACCTGGACGTGTTCGGGGGGGCCGTGGAGGACGCGTTCGCGCGGCTCGTCGACGTCGTGCGGCGCACCGGCGGCGACGAGCGCGAGCGCGTGCGCATGCGCCTCGTCGACCTCTTCGAGGTCATCGGCACGGACGACCCGCGGGTGGTGGCAGCGCGGCGGGCGCTCACCTCGGCGCTGTACTGA